In Salmonella enterica subsp. enterica serovar Typhimurium str. LT2, a single window of DNA contains:
- the narU gene encoding MFS superfamily nitrate extrusion protein (nitrite extrusion protein 2 (nitrite facilitator 2). (SW:NARU_SALTY)) has protein sequence MTRQNENYNRYLLSDWRPENPAFWENKGKGIARRNLWISVSCLLLAFCVWMLFSAVAVNLNKIGFNFTTDQLFLLTALPSLSGAILRVPYSFMVPLFGGRKWTVLSTVILIIPCAWLGFAVQNPATPFGVFMLIALLCGFAGANFASSMGNISFFFPKARQGSALGINGGLGNLGVSVMQLIAPLVIFLPIFTFLGVQGVPQPDGSLLALTNAAWIWVPLLAVATLAAWFGMNDIGSSKASVASQLPVLKRLHLWLLSLLYLATFGSFIGFSAGFAMLAKTQFPDVNILQLAFFGPFIGALARSAGGVISDKFGGVRVTLINFIFMALFTALLFLTLPGSGAGSFSAFYLVFMGLFLTAGLGSGSTFQMIAVIFRQITLYNVKLRGGSDEQAQREAVTDTAAALGFISAIGAVGGFFIPKAFGTSLALTGSPVGAMKIFLLFYLACVLLTWLVYGRRKPKQQ, from the coding sequence ATGACACGACAAAACGAGAATTATAACCGTTATCTCTTGAGTGACTGGCGACCCGAAAATCCAGCCTTCTGGGAGAATAAAGGGAAAGGCATCGCCAGAAGAAACTTATGGATTTCAGTAAGTTGTTTGCTCCTGGCATTTTGCGTCTGGATGTTGTTTAGCGCTGTTGCCGTCAACCTCAATAAAATTGGATTTAATTTTACCACCGACCAACTCTTTTTATTAACCGCATTACCTTCTCTTTCCGGCGCAATATTACGCGTTCCCTACTCCTTTATGGTGCCACTGTTTGGTGGTCGTAAATGGACCGTATTAAGCACCGTAATATTGATTATTCCCTGCGCCTGGCTGGGATTCGCCGTACAAAATCCCGCCACCCCTTTCGGGGTATTTATGCTCATCGCTCTGTTGTGCGGTTTTGCGGGGGCAAACTTCGCGTCCAGTATGGGCAACATCAGTTTTTTCTTTCCAAAAGCCAGACAAGGTAGCGCGTTGGGTATTAACGGCGGACTGGGAAATCTTGGCGTCAGTGTGATGCAGTTGATTGCGCCGCTGGTTATTTTTCTGCCGATATTTACTTTTTTAGGCGTCCAGGGCGTGCCGCAACCTGATGGCTCCCTGCTCGCCCTCACTAACGCCGCCTGGATCTGGGTGCCGTTACTGGCTGTCGCGACGCTTGCCGCCTGGTTTGGTATGAACGATATCGGCAGTTCAAAAGCGTCTGTCGCCTCGCAATTGCCGGTGCTAAAACGTCTGCACCTGTGGCTGCTTAGCCTGCTGTACCTGGCGACATTCGGGTCATTCATCGGCTTTTCCGCAGGTTTCGCCATGCTCGCCAAAACGCAATTTCCCGACGTAAACATTCTGCAACTGGCGTTCTTTGGCCCCTTTATCGGCGCGCTGGCGCGATCGGCAGGCGGCGTGATCTCCGATAAATTCGGCGGCGTTCGCGTAACGCTCATTAATTTTATCTTTATGGCGCTGTTTACCGCCTTGCTATTCCTCACGCTGCCAGGCTCCGGCGCAGGCAGCTTTAGCGCGTTCTATCTTGTTTTTATGGGCCTGTTTTTGACAGCGGGTCTCGGCAGCGGTTCTACCTTCCAGATGATTGCGGTGATCTTCCGGCAGATCACGCTCTACAACGTCAAACTGCGCGGCGGGAGCGATGAGCAGGCGCAGCGCGAAGCGGTGACGGATACCGCCGCCGCGCTCGGTTTTATCTCCGCTATTGGCGCTGTGGGCGGCTTCTTTATTCCAAAAGCGTTTGGCACCTCTTTGGCCTTGACCGGCTCGCCGGTGGGCGCCATGAAAATCTTTTTGCTGTTTTACCTCGCTTGCGTCCTGCTGACCTGGCTGGTCTACGGGCGTCGTAAGCCTAAACAACAATAA
- the narZ gene encoding nitrate reductase 2, alpha subunit (similar to E. coli cryptic nitrate reductase 2, alpha subunit (AAC74550.1); Blastp hit to AAC74550.1 (1246 aa), 90% identity in aa 1 - 1246), with translation MSKLLDRFRYFKQKGDTFADGHGQVMHTNRDWEDSYRQRWQFDKIVRSTHGVNCTGSCSWKIYVKNGLVTWETQQTDYPRTRPDLPNHEPRGCPRGASYSWYLYSANRLKYPLVRKRLIELWREALSRHSDPVLAWESIMNDPQKCQSYKQVRGHGGFIRSNWKELNQLIAAANVWTIKTYGPDRVAGFSPIPAMSMVSYAAGTRYLSLLGGTCLSFYDWYCDLPPASPMTWGEQTDVPESADWYNSAYIIAWGSNVPQTRTPDAHFFTEVRYKGTKTIAITPDYSEVAKLCDQWLAPKQGTDSALAMAMGHVILKEFHLDNPSDYFLNYCRRYTDMPMLVLLDERADGSYVPGRMMRASDLVDGLGEANNPEWKTVALNSTGELVAPNGSIGFRWGEKGKWNLEPVAAGVETELSLSLLGQHDDVAGVAFPYFGGNENPHFRSVRQEPVLVRQLPVKRLALADGSERMVVSVYDLVLANYGLDRGLDDGHSANNYNDVKAYTPAWGEQITGVPRRHIETIAREFAETAHKTHGRSMIILGAGVNHWYHMDMNYRGMINMLVFCGCVGQTGGGWAHYVGQEKLRPQTGWLPLAFALDWNRPPRQMNSTSFFYNHASQWRYEKLTAQELLSPLADPAKFSGHLIDFNVRAERMGWLPSAPQLNLNPLSVKASADKAGLSAADYTVQALKSGAIRFACEQPDSGHNHPRNLFVWRSNLLGSSGKGHEYMLKYLLGTDSGIQGEALGSSEGIKPEEVEWQSTAIEGKLDLLVTLDFRMSSTCLFSDIVLPTATWYEKDDMNTSDMHPFIHPLSAAVDPAWESKSDWEIYKGIASVFSEVCVGHLGQETDVVLHPLQHDSPAELAQPFDILDWRKGECELIPGKTAPNIVVVERDYPATYERFTSLGPLLDKLGNGGKGIAWNTQDEVDFLGKLNYTKHDGPAKGRPRIDTALDASEVILALAPETNGQVAVKAWQALGEMTGREHTHLAINKEDEKIRFRDIQAQPRKIISSPTWSGLESEHVSYNAGYTNVHELIPWRTLSGRQQLYQDHAWMRAFGESLVAYRPPIDTRSVSEMREIPPNGFPEKALNFLTPHQKWGIHSTYSENLLMLTLSRGGPIVWISEADARELGIEDNDWIEAFNANGALTARAVVSQRVPPGMTMMYHAQERIMNIPGSEVTGMRGGIHNSVTRVCPKPTHMIGGYAQLAYGFNYYGTVGSNRDEFIMIRKMKNINWLDDEGRDQVQEAKK, from the coding sequence ATGAGTAAACTGTTGGATCGCTTTCGTTACTTTAAACAAAAAGGCGATACCTTTGCCGACGGCCATGGTCAGGTGATGCATACCAACCGCGACTGGGAAGACAGTTATCGCCAGCGCTGGCAGTTTGATAAGATCGTGCGCTCAACCCACGGCGTCAACTGCACGGGCTCCTGTAGCTGGAAAATTTATGTCAAAAACGGTCTGGTGACGTGGGAAACCCAGCAAACCGACTACCCGCGCACGCGTCCCGATTTACCGAACCATGAACCGCGCGGCTGCCCGCGCGGCGCCAGCTACTCCTGGTATCTCTATAGCGCCAATCGTCTGAAATACCCTCTGGTGCGTAAGCGGCTGATAGAACTGTGGCGCGAGGCTCTTTCCCGGCACAGCGATCCGGTGCTGGCATGGGAATCTATAATGAACGACCCGCAAAAATGCCAAAGTTACAAACAGGTGCGCGGACATGGCGGCTTTATTCGTTCGAACTGGAAAGAGCTGAATCAGCTCATTGCCGCCGCTAACGTCTGGACAATCAAAACCTATGGTCCGGATCGTGTGGCGGGGTTTTCACCTATTCCAGCAATGTCGATGGTTTCTTACGCCGCCGGAACACGTTATCTGTCATTGCTTGGCGGTACTTGTCTGAGCTTCTATGACTGGTATTGCGATCTTCCGCCCGCGTCGCCAATGACCTGGGGCGAGCAGACTGACGTGCCGGAGTCCGCCGACTGGTATAACTCAGCCTACATTATTGCCTGGGGCTCTAACGTGCCGCAGACGCGTACCCCGGACGCCCACTTCTTTACCGAAGTGCGCTACAAAGGCACCAAGACGATCGCCATCACCCCGGACTATTCCGAAGTCGCTAAACTGTGCGATCAGTGGCTGGCGCCAAAGCAAGGTACCGACAGCGCGCTGGCGATGGCCATGGGTCACGTTATTTTAAAAGAGTTTCATCTCGATAATCCCAGCGACTATTTTCTTAACTATTGCCGCCGTTATACCGACATGCCAATGCTGGTCCTGTTGGATGAGCGCGCAGACGGCAGTTATGTACCGGGGCGTATGATGCGCGCGTCGGATCTGGTGGATGGACTGGGAGAAGCCAATAATCCGGAATGGAAAACCGTCGCGCTCAACAGTACGGGCGAACTGGTCGCGCCCAACGGTTCTATCGGTTTTCGCTGGGGCGAAAAGGGAAAATGGAACCTGGAACCGGTGGCGGCGGGCGTCGAAACTGAACTGTCGCTCTCTTTACTCGGTCAGCATGATGACGTGGCGGGTGTCGCTTTCCCCTATTTTGGCGGCAACGAAAACCCACATTTTCGCAGCGTGCGGCAGGAACCGGTGCTGGTACGTCAGTTACCGGTGAAACGCCTGGCTCTGGCGGACGGTAGCGAGCGGATGGTCGTCAGTGTTTACGATCTGGTGCTGGCGAATTATGGGCTGGATCGTGGTCTGGATGACGGCCATAGCGCCAATAATTATAACGACGTAAAAGCCTACACGCCGGCCTGGGGCGAACAGATTACCGGCGTGCCGCGTCGACATATCGAAACTATTGCGCGTGAATTTGCCGAGACCGCCCATAAAACTCACGGTCGTTCGATGATCATCCTCGGCGCGGGAGTGAATCACTGGTATCACATGGATATGAATTACCGTGGGATGATTAACATGCTGGTGTTCTGCGGCTGTGTTGGACAAACCGGCGGCGGCTGGGCGCACTATGTCGGCCAGGAGAAGCTGCGGCCGCAAACCGGCTGGCTGCCGCTGGCCTTCGCGCTGGACTGGAATCGCCCGCCGCGTCAGATGAACAGTACCTCGTTTTTCTACAACCATGCCAGCCAGTGGCGCTATGAAAAACTGACTGCGCAAGAGTTGCTGTCGCCGCTGGCCGATCCGGCTAAATTTTCCGGACACCTGATCGATTTCAACGTGCGCGCGGAACGTATGGGCTGGCTACCCTCGGCGCCGCAGCTTAATCTTAACCCGCTCAGCGTGAAAGCGAGCGCCGATAAAGCCGGGCTGTCTGCGGCGGATTATACCGTGCAGGCGTTGAAATCAGGCGCTATCCGTTTTGCCTGCGAACAGCCTGACAGTGGTCATAATCACCCGCGAAATTTATTTGTCTGGCGCTCTAACCTGCTCGGCTCCTCCGGGAAAGGTCATGAGTACATGCTCAAATATCTGCTGGGCACAGACAGCGGTATCCAGGGCGAAGCGCTGGGTTCCAGCGAAGGAATTAAGCCTGAAGAGGTGGAATGGCAGTCCACCGCGATTGAGGGCAAGCTCGATCTGTTGGTCACGCTTGATTTCCGTATGTCCAGTACCTGTCTGTTTTCCGATATCGTTTTGCCGACCGCCACCTGGTATGAAAAAGACGATATGAATACCTCGGATATGCATCCGTTTATCCACCCCCTTTCCGCTGCGGTCGATCCTGCCTGGGAATCCAAAAGCGACTGGGAGATCTACAAAGGTATCGCCAGCGTCTTTTCTGAAGTGTGTGTCGGACACCTCGGACAGGAAACCGATGTGGTGCTACACCCGCTCCAGCATGATTCCCCGGCGGAACTGGCGCAGCCATTTGATATTCTCGACTGGCGTAAAGGCGAGTGCGAACTTATTCCGGGCAAAACCGCCCCCAATATCGTCGTGGTTGAACGCGATTATCCGGCCACCTATGAACGTTTTACCTCGCTGGGTCCCCTGCTGGATAAATTAGGCAACGGCGGTAAGGGGATTGCCTGGAATACGCAAGATGAAGTCGATTTCCTCGGTAAGCTCAATTACACCAAACACGATGGCCCGGCGAAAGGACGTCCGCGAATAGACACCGCGCTGGATGCTTCGGAAGTGATTCTTGCCTTAGCGCCGGAAACTAACGGCCAGGTGGCGGTGAAAGCCTGGCAGGCATTGGGCGAGATGACCGGGCGCGAGCACACCCATCTGGCCATCAATAAAGAAGATGAGAAAATTCGCTTTCGTGATATCCAGGCGCAACCGCGCAAAATTATCTCCAGCCCGACCTGGTCAGGACTGGAAAGCGAGCATGTCTCTTATAACGCCGGATATACCAACGTACATGAACTGATCCCGTGGCGCACGTTGTCGGGGCGGCAACAACTCTATCAGGATCATGCGTGGATGCGCGCTTTTGGCGAAAGCCTGGTGGCATATCGTCCGCCGATTGATACCCGCAGCGTCAGCGAAATGCGAGAAATTCCGCCCAACGGTTTCCCGGAAAAAGCGCTTAACTTCCTGACGCCGCACCAGAAATGGGGAATTCACTCCACCTACAGCGAAAACCTGCTGATGCTGACCTTGTCGCGCGGCGGGCCGATTGTCTGGATCAGCGAAGCCGATGCCCGTGAATTGGGTATTGAAGATAACGACTGGATTGAAGCCTTCAACGCTAATGGCGCCCTTACCGCTCGTGCGGTGGTCAGCCAGCGCGTCCCGCCGGGTATGACCATGATGTACCACGCCCAGGAGCGGATTATGAACATTCCGGGTTCGGAAGTGACCGGGATGCGCGGCGGGATCCATAACTCCGTGACCCGGGTCTGTCCAAAACCGACGCATATGATCGGCGGCTATGCGCAACTGGCTTACGGCTTCAACTATTACGGAACCGTGGGTTCGAATCGCGATGAATTCATCATGATCAGGAAGATGAAAAACATTAACTGGCTGGATGATGAGGGCCGGGATCAGGTACAGGAGGCGAAAAAATGA
- the narY gene encoding nitrate reductase 2, beta subunit (similar to E. coli cryptic nitrate reductase 2, beta subunit (AAC74549.1); Blastp hit to AAC74549.1 (514 aa), 94% identity in aa 1 - 514) has product MKIRSQVGMVLNLDKCIGCHTCSVTCKNVWTGREGMEYAWFNNVETKPGIGYPKNWEDQQEWQGGWVRDVNGKIRPRLGGKMGVISKIFANPVIPQIDDYYEPFTFDYQHLHNAPESKHQPTARPRSLIDGKRMDKVIWGPNWEELLGGEFEKRARDRNFDNIQKEMYGQFENTFMMYLPRLCEHCLNPSCVATCPSGAIYKREEDGIVLIDQDKCRGWRLCISGCPYKKIYFNWKSGKSEKCIFCYPRIESGQPTVCSETCVGRIRYLGVLLYDADRIEEAASTEHETDLYERQCDVFLNPHDPAVIEEALKQGIPQNVIDAAQRSPVYKMAMDWKLALPLHPEYRTLPMVWYVPPLSPIQSYADAGGLPHNGNILPAVETLRIPVQYLANMLSAGDTGPVIRALKRMMAMRHYMRSQTVEGVTDTRAIEEVGLSIQQVEEMYRYLAIANYEDRFVIPTSHREMARDAFPERNGCGFTFGDGCHGSDTKFNLFNSSRIDAINITEVRDKAEGE; this is encoded by the coding sequence ATGAAAATACGCTCACAGGTTGGGATGGTACTGAATCTCGATAAATGTATTGGCTGTCACACCTGCTCCGTCACCTGTAAAAACGTCTGGACCGGACGTGAAGGGATGGAATACGCATGGTTCAATAACGTCGAAACTAAACCAGGCATCGGCTATCCCAAAAACTGGGAGGACCAGCAGGAGTGGCAAGGCGGTTGGGTTCGTGATGTTAATGGCAAGATAAGGCCCCGTCTGGGCGGCAAAATGGGGGTAATTAGCAAAATTTTCGCCAACCCGGTGATTCCGCAAATCGATGATTACTATGAACCCTTTACCTTCGATTATCAGCATTTACATAATGCGCCGGAGAGTAAGCATCAGCCCACTGCCCGCCCTCGTTCACTGATCGACGGAAAACGGATGGACAAGGTGATCTGGGGGCCAAACTGGGAAGAGCTGCTCGGCGGCGAGTTTGAAAAACGCGCCCGCGACCGCAACTTCGACAACATACAAAAAGAGATGTACGGTCAGTTCGAAAACACCTTCATGATGTACCTGCCGCGCCTGTGCGAACACTGCCTGAACCCCAGTTGTGTCGCCACCTGCCCAAGTGGCGCTATTTATAAGCGTGAAGAAGACGGCATCGTGCTAATCGACCAGGATAAATGCCGAGGCTGGCGTTTGTGTATCAGCGGCTGCCCGTACAAAAAAATCTACTTTAACTGGAAGAGCGGCAAGTCTGAGAAGTGCATATTCTGCTATCCGCGTATTGAATCCGGCCAGCCGACCGTTTGCTCGGAAACCTGCGTCGGGCGCATTCGTTATCTTGGCGTTCTGCTCTACGACGCCGACAGGATTGAAGAAGCGGCCAGTACCGAACACGAGACGGATTTGTATGAACGTCAGTGCGATGTGTTTCTCAATCCGCACGATCCGGCGGTCATCGAAGAGGCGCTTAAACAAGGCATCCCGCAAAACGTCATCGACGCCGCCCAACGGTCGCCGGTGTACAAAATGGCGATGGACTGGAAGCTGGCGCTTCCGCTGCACCCGGAATACCGTACCCTGCCGATGGTCTGGTACGTACCGCCGCTATCGCCCATCCAGTCATACGCTGACGCGGGCGGGTTGCCGCACAATGGCAATATTCTGCCGGCGGTGGAAACGCTGCGTATTCCAGTCCAGTACCTGGCCAATATGCTCAGCGCGGGCGATACCGGCCCGGTCATTCGGGCGCTAAAGCGGATGATGGCGATGCGCCACTACATGCGCTCGCAGACGGTTGAAGGCGTGACGGATACCCGCGCCATTGAGGAAGTCGGTCTGAGCATACAACAGGTTGAAGAGATGTATCGCTACCTGGCGATTGCCAATTATGAAGATCGTTTTGTCATTCCCACCAGCCACCGGGAAATGGCGCGCGATGCCTTTCCGGAGCGCAACGGCTGCGGCTTTACTTTTGGCGACGGTTGCCACGGGTCGGATACCAAATTCAACCTGTTCAACAGTAGCCGTATTGATGCCATCAATATCACCGAAGTACGTGATAAAGCGGAGGGGGAATAA
- the narW gene encoding nitrate reductase 2, delta subunit (assembly function; similar to E. coli cryptic nitrate reductase 2, delta subunit, assembly function (AAC74548.1); Blastp hit to AAC74548.1 (231 aa), 82% identity in aa 1 - 231) yields MQILKAIGLLMEYPDDELWECRDEALTLIQHDAPMLADFTRELLYAPLLDKQAEWCEVFDRGRATSLLLFEHVHAESRDRGQAMVDLLSQYETVGLHLNCRELPDHLPLYLEYLSVLPEAEAREGLQNIAPILALLGGRLKQRGAPWYQLFDALLTLAGSTLTSDSVTKQIIQESRDDTRQALDAVWEEEQVKFIEDNATTCDSSPLHHYQRRFSQDAAPQYVDVSAGGPK; encoded by the coding sequence ATGCAAATCCTCAAAGCGATTGGCCTGTTGATGGAGTATCCGGACGACGAGTTGTGGGAATGTCGGGATGAAGCGCTCACCCTTATCCAACACGATGCGCCAATGCTGGCCGACTTCACTCGCGAGCTGCTTTATGCGCCGTTACTGGATAAACAAGCAGAATGGTGTGAAGTGTTTGACCGCGGGCGCGCCACTTCATTGCTGTTATTCGAGCATGTTCATGCGGAGTCCCGCGATCGCGGCCAGGCGATGGTCGATTTGTTAAGCCAATATGAAACCGTGGGCCTGCACCTCAACTGCCGCGAACTGCCGGATCACCTGCCGCTCTATCTGGAGTACTTAAGCGTGTTGCCGGAAGCGGAAGCGCGCGAGGGATTACAGAATATTGCCCCTATTCTGGCGCTACTGGGCGGTCGCCTGAAACAGCGAGGAGCGCCGTGGTATCAACTGTTTGACGCCCTGCTGACGCTGGCGGGCAGCACGCTTACAAGTGACAGTGTCACCAAACAGATTATTCAGGAATCGCGGGATGATACCCGTCAGGCACTGGATGCCGTCTGGGAAGAAGAACAGGTGAAGTTTATCGAAGATAACGCCACGACCTGTGACAGTTCACCGTTACACCATTATCAACGACGCTTTAGCCAGGACGCGGCGCCGCAGTACGTCGACGTCAGCGCGGGAGGCCCGAAATGA